In one Ornithinimicrobium pratense genomic region, the following are encoded:
- the wecB gene encoding non-hydrolyzing UDP-N-acetylglucosamine 2-epimerase, giving the protein MKILSVVGARPQFVKLAPIADECARREVEHVIVHTGQHYDPMLSDVFFADLGIPDPDVHLEVGSAGHGAQTGAILARMDEVLTEHRPDWVLVYGDTNSTLAGALSAVKLHLPVAHLEAGLRSFNRAMPEEHNRVLTDHAADLLLAPTQVAMDHLAAEGLTARSILVGDVMVDVLMKVRSGLTDTAGVLTDLGLERGNFSVATIHRAENTDDPARLAGIVHGLQRVDHPVVLLAHPRLRARAQAQGLSLEGGSLTVRDPLPYPALIGAVDAARGVVTDSGGLQKEAFALRTPCTTVRSETEWVETVELGWNALVDPRTASADDIARAASRPEPAATDATPYGDGHAATAVLDALLGS; this is encoded by the coding sequence ATGAAGATCCTGTCCGTCGTCGGCGCCCGCCCCCAGTTCGTCAAGCTCGCACCGATCGCCGACGAGTGCGCCCGACGGGAGGTCGAGCACGTCATCGTGCACACCGGGCAGCACTACGACCCGATGCTCTCCGACGTCTTCTTCGCCGACCTGGGGATCCCTGACCCGGACGTGCACCTGGAGGTGGGCTCGGCCGGCCACGGCGCCCAGACCGGCGCGATCCTGGCCCGCATGGACGAGGTGCTCACCGAGCACCGCCCCGACTGGGTCCTGGTGTATGGCGACACGAACTCCACCCTGGCCGGGGCACTGTCCGCGGTGAAGCTGCACCTGCCGGTGGCGCACCTGGAGGCCGGGCTGCGCTCCTTCAACCGGGCCATGCCCGAGGAGCACAACCGGGTGCTCACCGACCACGCCGCCGACCTGCTGCTGGCCCCGACCCAGGTGGCGATGGACCACCTGGCCGCCGAGGGCCTGACCGCACGCTCGATCCTCGTCGGTGACGTCATGGTGGACGTGCTGATGAAGGTCCGCTCCGGGCTCACCGACACCGCGGGTGTCCTGACCGACCTGGGCCTGGAGCGGGGCAACTTCTCCGTGGCCACGATCCACCGGGCCGAGAACACCGACGACCCCGCCCGGCTCGCCGGGATCGTCCACGGCCTGCAGCGGGTCGACCACCCCGTCGTGCTGCTGGCCCACCCCCGGCTGCGGGCCCGTGCCCAGGCTCAGGGCCTGAGTCTGGAAGGTGGCTCGCTGACCGTGCGCGACCCCCTGCCCTACCCCGCTCTGATCGGCGCTGTCGACGCCGCCCGAGGCGTGGTCACCGACTCCGGCGGCCTGCAGAAGGAGGCCTTCGCACTGCGCACCCCGTGCACCACCGTGCGCAGCGAGACCGAGTGGGTCGAGACCGTCGAACTGGGCTGGAACGCGCTCGTCGACCCCCGCACCGCCAGCGCCGACGACATCGCCCGCGCTGCCTCGCGCCCCGAGCCCGCGGCTACCGACGCCACCCCCTACGGCGACGGCCACGCCGCCACCGCCGTCCTCGACGCGCTCCTCGGCAGCTAG